A region of Micromonas commoda chromosome 4, complete sequence DNA encodes the following proteins:
- a CDS encoding predicted protein: protein MLATARSAIRLAPALRVDAHARARPVRVGYSPIRRRDLTLPTFARASLGDARGRRPISSPVVSSRPGSASASRRRASRRAAAEGDGAGDRDEDSGQSSVAEAETNAADDADSYNVAEEMPDTIPYKSRDSADEEDDDDDIELPSPGANAEAVKPAKGKDRACAFFPCSVPFLPSFCFWCPFSGICLDCTHHRRKELRDLACSQSNRETHELTRGRRHFVRTPPTGWKAKPEYAKPTPQAYFRGQAGYSKVRGHHRTNTCTDQGARETSSAAHPSLFFCGPYPAFYPPDARNYQYKRHLMVAVDGSKESEHAVEWTIGHLCRSGDLLHIVHVETAGDMDPRLNTYGSFARTHPPSVPGARNDIGLAVPFPANVGGDDGDDDAAWAPKPMLEFRVSPRSNRAQTDLFAPPKKNIRFHIRSPTSRAFPDAVDLSLMVDPEAQEQYWSNAVKRTEEMLDEVYDRLKATHARDFYFSALIFGVRGWCGGSLAGELAGDGEDMTRFPQPVELDAVLDTTFEPVAEVVLKRAKDLEAEMLVVAHHSRNWWEKALVGSVAQYLIDRSDVNVVVLH, encoded by the exons ATGCTCGCGACCGCCAGATCTGCCattcgcctcgcgcccgcgctccgcgtcgacgcccacgcgcgcgcgcggcccgtTCGAGTCGGATATTCCCCGATACGCCGCCGAGACCTCACTCTCCCGACcttcgcccgcgcctccctcggcgacgctcgcgggcgtcggccgATATCCTCGCCCGTCGTTTCATCGCGTCCGGgatccgcctcggcgtcgcgccgccgcgcgtcgcggcgcgcggcggcggagggcgacggtgcgggcgaccgcgacgaggactcCGGCCAGTCCtcggtcgccgaggctgagacgaacgccgccgacgacgccgactcgtacaacgtcgccgaggagatgCCCGACACGATCCCGTACAAATCGAGGGACTCTGCcgacgaagaggacgacgacgacgacatcgagcTGCCGAGCCCCGGAGCCAACGCGGAGGCTGTCAAGCCCGCCAAAGGCAAGGATAGGGCTTGCGCCTTTTTTCCTTGTTCAGTTCCCTTTTTACCGTCTTTCTGTTTCTGGTGTCCCTTTTCTGGTATCTGCCTTGATTGCACGCATCAC AGACGTAAAGAGCTACGTGATCTCGCGTGTTCGCAGAGCAACAGGGAGACGCACGAACtgacccgcggacgccgtcacTTTGTTCGCACCCCACCAACCGGATGGAAGGCAAAGCCCGAGTACGCCAAGCCCACGCCGCAGGCGTACTTCCGCGGACAAGCAGGATACTCAAAGGTGAGGGG ACATCATCGAACAAACACGTGCACGGACCAAGGAGCAAGGGAAACATCTTCGGCGGCTCACCCCTCACTTTTTTTTTGCGGGCCCTACCCCGCGTTCTACCCCCCGGATGCTCGCAACTACCAGTACAAGCGCCACCTCatggtcgccgtcgacggctcgAAGGAGTCCGAGCACGCGGTCGAGTGGACCATCGGGCACCTCTGCCGCAGCGGTGACTTGCTCCAcatcgtccacgtcgagaCCGCGGGAGACATGGACCCGCGACTGAACACGTACGGTTCCTTCGCCCGCACGCATCCCCCGTCGGTTCCCGGCGCCCGAAACGACATCGGCCTCGCGGTCCCCTTCcccgcgaacgtcggcggcgacgacggcgacgacgacgcggcgtgggcgccgaaGCCGATGCTCGAATTCAGAGTGAGTCCCCGCTCGAACCGCGCTCAAACTGACCTGTTTGCCCCCCCCAAAAAAAACATCCGTTTTCACATTCGCAGTCCGACTTCCCGCGCGTTCCCGGATGCGGTGGACCTCTCGCTGATGGTCGATCCCGAAGCGCAGGAGCAGTACTGGTCCAACGCCGTGAAGCGCACGGAGGAGATGCTCGACGAAGTGTACGACCGACTCAAGGCGACGCACG CTCGCGACTTTTACTTCTCGGCGCTAATattcggcgtccgcggctggTGCGGCGGCTCACTCGCaggcgagctcgccggcgacggcgaggacatGACCCGCTTTCCGCagcccgtcgagctcgacgcggtaCTGGACACGACGTTTGAGCCCGTGGCCGAGGTTGTGCTCAAACGGGCCAAGGATCTCGAGGCCGAGATGCTGGTCGTCGCGCATCACTCGCGAAACTGGTGGGAAAAGGCGCTCGTGGGCAGCGTGGCGCAGTACCTGATCGACAGGAGCGACGTGAACGTGGTGGTGCTGCACtga
- a CDS encoding predicted protein → MEIADGSTQPAGAGPVYVEIKTEDEEDEVRLSQNDSSFEGLEAADAEPASPEPSLPALGTAAVAWNAADPHMVNQAKQRLHTSVMPGGFAKCRERERRRVVDIIQGCLKKRRSGSVYVCGLPGTGKSLTVSQAEKMIRCWGDGSKEGGGDRHALPAKERPRVAAVNCMALSEPRHVFARVIEELGGVPPALDANGADANGAADVTQLPEVAALRQLPMTVVLLDEMDQLIGKDQAILYELFGLPTLPGSRCVIVGVANAINLVEVTLPRLAARGCEPTVVSFNAYDKDQLQRLLKQRLAGLPFAVFEDAGLELVARKVAAATGDMRRALNICTNAIDICAGEAARAAEEGAAPAGGPAGGFNAPGEDVTLVKMHHVARAISASFNSPVVETMRGLPQHQQMVLCAAVRLFRTAARKETALGVLNDQYTKLCKESKLKGLTSGEFSGVCTVLADLTLLKVGPGREDRQRKVSLGVHADDVVFALQGVNFFRNLIGELNKGA, encoded by the exons atggaAATCGCCGATGGGTCCACGcaacccgccggcgccggtcccGTGTACGTCGAGATCAAgacggaggatgaggaggacgaggtTCGACTCTCGCAAAACGACTCGTCGTTTGAGGGGTTagaagccgccgacgccgaacccGCGAGCCCCGAGCCGAGCTTGCCGGCGCTGGGAACCGCGGCCGTGGCGTGGAACGCCGCGGATCCCCACATGGTGAACCAGGCGAAGCAGAGACTGCACACCAGCGTGATGCCCGGCGGATTTGCCAAGTGCCGCGAACGGGAGCGTCGGAGGGTGGTTGACATCATCCAGGGGTGCCTCAAGAAGCGCCGCAGCGGGTCCGTGTACGTGTGCGGCCTCCCGGGGACCGGCAAGTCGCTCACCGTGTCGCAGGCTGAGAAGATGATCCGGTGCTGGGGCGACGGCAgcaaggagggcggcggcgacaggcACGCGCTGCCCGCCAAGGAGAGACCTcgagtcgccgcggtcaacTGCATGGCGCTGTCCGAACCGAGGCACGtgttcgcgcgcgtcatcgaGGAACTCGGCGGGGTTCCACCGgccctcgacgcgaacggcgccgacgcgaacggcgccgccgacgtgaCCCAGCTCcccgaggtggcggcgctgCGCCAGCTG CCCATGACGGTTGTCCTGCTCGACGAGATGGACCAGCTCATCGGCAAGGACCAGGCGATCCTGTACGAGCTCTTCGGTTTGCCCACGCTCCCCGGCTCGCGgtgcgtcatcgtcggcgtggcGAACGCGATCAACCTGGTGGAGGTGACCCTGCCCAGGCTCGCGGCTAGGGGGTGCGAGCCCACCGTCGTCAGCTTCAACGCCTACGACAAGGATCAGCTCCAGAGGCTGCTGAAGCAGCGCCTGGCGGGTCTTCCCTTCGCCGTgttcgaggacgcgggcCTGGAGCTGGTCGCGAGGAAGGTGGCAGCGGCGACCGGTGacatgcgccgcgcgctgaaCATCTGCACCAACGCCATCGACATATgcgccggcgaggcggcgagggcggcggaggagggcgccgcgccggctgGCGGCCCCGCCGGGGGTTTCAACGCCCCGGGGGAGGACGTGACGCTGGTGAAGATGCACCACGTCGCGAGggccatctccgcgtcgttcaaCTCGCCGGTCGTGGAGACCATGCGGGGGTTGCCCCAGCACCAGCAGATGGTTCTGTGCGCGGCTGTTCGCCTGTTCagaaccgccgcgaggaaggagacggcgctcggcgtcctcaACGATCAGTACACCAAGCTGTGCAAGGAGTCCAAGCTGAAGGGCCTGACGTCCGGGGAGTTCTCCGGCGTGTGCAcggtgctcgccgacctGACTCTGCTCAAGGTGGGGCCCGGGCGGGAGGACAGGCAGCGCAAGGTGTCGCTCGGGGtgcacgcggacgacgtggtCTTTGCGCTGCAAGGGGTCAACTTTTTCAGGAACCTCATCGGCGAGCTCAACAAGGGAGCGtga